One genomic window of Sarcophilus harrisii chromosome X, mSarHar1.11, whole genome shotgun sequence includes the following:
- the C1GALT1C1 gene encoding C1GALT1-specific chaperone 1, whose protein sequence is MLFESSSFLKGMMLGSIFCALVTMLGHIRIGHENITHHEHHHLQALSKEDFLKISEAERVELVKSIRVYCMILVKPKDVGRWAAVKDTWTKHCDKVEFFCTESIKVFESINLETNDMWTLMRKAYKYAYDKYKDEYNWFFLARPTTFAVIENLKFFLLKRDATQPFYIGHTVKSGELEYVDVEGGIVLSIESLKRLNGLLSDPEKCPEQGGMIWKVSEDKQLAVCLKYSGVFAENAEDSEGKDVFNTKSVGFLIKEAMSNNPQQVVEGCCSDMAVTFNDLAPNQMHVMMYGVYRLRAYGHTFNDALVFLPPNGSDND, encoded by the coding sequence atgctttttgaaagcAGTTCATTTTTGAAGGGTATGATGCTTGGAAGCATTTTCTGTGCTTTGGTTACTATGCTAGGACACATTAGGATTGGTCATGAAAATATAACTCATCATGAGCACCATCACCTTCAAGCACTTAGCAAAGAAGACTTTTTGAAAATTTCTGAAGCTGAACGCGTGGAACTGGTTAAGAGTATTCGTGTATACTGTATGATACTTGTCAAACCCAAAGATGTGGGTCGTTGGGCGGCCGTGAAAGACACTTGGACCAAACACTGTGACAAAGTAGAGTTCTTCTGTACTGAAAGTATTAAGGTGTTTGAGTCAATTAATCTTGAAACAAATGACATGTGGACATTGATGAGAAAAGCATATAAATATGCCTATGATAAGTATAAAGACGAATACAACTGGTTCTTCCTTGCCCGACCTACTACATTTGCTGTAATTGAAAATTTGAAGTTTTTCTTGTTGAAAAGAGACGCGACACAACCATTTTATATAGGCCATACTgtaaaatctggagagcttgagtATGTGGATGTTGAAGGAGGAATTGTCTTAAGTATAGAATCACTAAAAAGACTGAACGGCCTTCTCAGTGACCCCGAAAAGTGTCCTGAACAAGGAGGTATGATTTGGAAGGTATCTGAAGATAAGCAGCTAGCAGTCTGCTTGAAATATTCGGGAGTGTTTGCAGAAAATGCTGAAGATTCCGAAGGAAAAGATGTATTTAACACCAAATCAGTTGGGTTTCTTATTAAAGAGGCAATGTCTAATAACCCCCAGCAAGTAGTAGAAGGATGCTGTTCAGACATGGCTGTCACTTTTAATGACCTGGCTCCAAACCAGATGCATGTGATGATGTATGGCGTATACCGGCTTAGGGCATATGGACACACTTTTAATGACGCATTAGTTTTCTTACCTCCAAATGGGTCAGACAATGACTGA